A window of Pusillimonas sp. T7-7 contains these coding sequences:
- a CDS encoding TRAP transporter substrate-binding protein, translating to MKAKFHKYIVATLFASLAGPALSQTVLKLGHVWPASEIHAKAAETFAKNVAEETGGAVTVQVFGGSTLGSDRELVEGLKLGTADIWVGGAGVLSAASDTAKIFTQHFMINSIDHFKKVYKGEIGKEISNNIQKESGYEVLAYWLRGPRWLTTKKEVKQPEGLAGLKIRVPDSPVFVSSWRALGAAPTPMSFGEVFTALQQGVIDGQENPLSLILTSKFSEVVKYLVKTEHVYEPIAVVMSTRGLERVPEQYRQAVIKAANGAASKYAEEQVSQGEETFVKQLQDQGMVLVDIDKSLFQAKVASVIDKGFPSLKPLYEKIVALGKDAT from the coding sequence ATGAAGGCAAAATTCCATAAATATATCGTAGCGACACTATTTGCTTCGCTTGCAGGTCCCGCGTTATCGCAAACCGTTCTTAAGCTCGGCCATGTCTGGCCCGCCTCCGAGATTCATGCGAAGGCCGCAGAAACTTTCGCTAAAAATGTGGCCGAAGAAACTGGAGGTGCCGTCACCGTACAGGTATTTGGTGGCAGTACCTTGGGTAGTGATCGTGAGCTTGTAGAAGGCTTGAAGCTGGGTACAGCGGATATCTGGGTTGGTGGGGCAGGCGTGCTGTCTGCGGCGTCCGACACGGCCAAGATATTTACTCAGCACTTCATGATAAACAGCATTGATCACTTCAAGAAAGTTTATAAAGGTGAGATTGGCAAGGAGATTTCCAACAATATTCAAAAAGAATCGGGTTACGAGGTGCTGGCTTATTGGCTACGTGGCCCACGCTGGCTAACAACCAAGAAAGAAGTCAAACAACCGGAAGGTCTTGCTGGGTTAAAAATACGCGTACCTGACAGTCCCGTATTTGTGAGCTCATGGAGAGCGTTGGGAGCGGCGCCTACGCCTATGAGCTTTGGAGAAGTATTCACCGCATTGCAGCAAGGAGTCATTGATGGGCAGGAAAATCCGCTATCCCTCATTCTGACCTCGAAATTCTCTGAAGTAGTGAAGTACCTCGTAAAGACGGAGCATGTCTACGAGCCTATCGCTGTCGTGATGAGTACGCGGGGATTAGAGCGCGTTCCGGAGCAATATCGCCAAGCGGTTATTAAAGCCGCCAATGGTGCAGCAAGCAAGTATGCTGAAGAGCAAGTCTCACAAGGTGAAGAAACATTCGTAAAACAGCTGCAGGATCAGGGAATGGTGCTGGTGGATATCGACAAATCCTTGTTCCAGGCTAAGGTTGCCTCGGTTATTGACAAAGGCTTCCCGTCGCTCAAACCACTATATGAAAAAATTGTTGCATTAGGCAAAGATGCTACCTAA
- a CDS encoding aldehyde dehydrogenase has product MTSMERWLDANVGRRYGNFINGNWEDAGRSPTAIRNPARKDQILGYFASSSAADVDRAVSAADHAWKSWLNVPGPDRGAILFKAADLLEERAEDIAFALSAEQGKVLAESFGEVSRAARELRFCAGEASRNDGITLPSEKRSALALTIREPLGVIAAIAPWNFPVVTPIRKIGPALAFGCTVVFKASHLTPWSAVKLMEVFRDAGVPNGVVNMVMGTGRAVGDALIRHTNVKGVSFTGSTKVGADINAVIARRFVRAQLEMGGKNPAVVLGYQDVTKVAAQIASAAFACSGQRCTAISRVIVLNSLHDDLTEALVQAIKKIKVGPAWDPEATMGPLITDEHRVSVLRTLAAGLSDGGQMCLGGRVLEDGDLVQGHFLEPTLIDHVKPESRLAKEEVFGPVLSVISAGNAKQAFQIANSTEYGLAASIFTNDVNEALTFVRESGTGMVHVNHGTASEAHMPFGGVKMSGFGSYSIGHSNQEFFTTEKAVYL; this is encoded by the coding sequence ATGACATCCATGGAGCGCTGGCTAGATGCCAATGTTGGCCGTCGATACGGCAACTTTATTAATGGTAACTGGGAAGACGCAGGTCGGTCTCCAACGGCGATTCGTAACCCTGCACGAAAAGATCAGATATTGGGCTACTTCGCCTCCAGCAGCGCTGCGGATGTTGACCGTGCCGTATCAGCGGCCGATCATGCCTGGAAATCATGGCTTAATGTTCCAGGGCCGGATCGCGGAGCAATTCTGTTCAAAGCGGCCGACTTACTGGAGGAACGGGCAGAAGATATTGCCTTCGCTCTCTCTGCTGAGCAAGGTAAGGTCCTGGCCGAGTCCTTCGGTGAAGTGTCGCGTGCGGCTAGGGAGCTTCGGTTTTGTGCCGGGGAAGCTAGCCGTAACGATGGTATCACGCTGCCCAGCGAGAAACGATCAGCGTTGGCACTGACCATCCGTGAACCATTAGGTGTTATTGCGGCTATCGCACCGTGGAACTTTCCTGTGGTGACACCTATACGTAAGATTGGCCCGGCATTGGCCTTTGGATGCACCGTAGTGTTCAAGGCTTCCCATCTCACACCGTGGTCAGCAGTTAAATTGATGGAAGTCTTTCGTGACGCCGGCGTACCAAATGGTGTGGTCAACATGGTGATGGGTACGGGACGTGCGGTTGGTGACGCTCTCATACGGCATACCAATGTGAAAGGCGTGAGTTTTACAGGTTCGACCAAAGTCGGTGCTGATATTAACGCTGTGATAGCACGCCGTTTTGTGCGGGCGCAGCTAGAGATGGGCGGTAAAAATCCCGCTGTTGTTCTCGGATATCAGGATGTCACCAAAGTGGCAGCGCAGATCGCTTCGGCGGCGTTCGCCTGTTCTGGCCAACGCTGCACTGCCATCAGCCGTGTCATTGTGCTGAATTCTTTGCATGATGACTTAACTGAGGCTCTAGTGCAGGCGATCAAAAAGATTAAGGTGGGTCCCGCATGGGATCCTGAAGCCACAATGGGGCCACTGATCACCGATGAGCATAGAGTTTCCGTATTGCGAACACTGGCTGCAGGATTGAGCGACGGCGGGCAAATGTGCTTGGGTGGACGTGTGCTCGAAGATGGTGATCTTGTGCAAGGTCATTTTCTAGAGCCTACTCTGATAGATCATGTCAAGCCTGAGTCGCGGCTTGCCAAAGAAGAAGTGTTTGGGCCCGTACTTAGTGTGATTTCTGCTGGCAATGCGAAACAGGCTTTTCAAATTGCCAACTCAACAGAGTATGGGCTAGCTGCTAGCATATTCACCAATGACGTGAACGAGGCCCTAACGTTCGTCAGAGAGAGCGGGACAGGCATGGTCCATGTAAACCATGGCACGGCTAGCGAGGCGCATATGCCATTCGGCGGCGTGAAGATGTCCGGCTTTGGGTCTTACTCAATTGGTCATAGCAATCAGGAATTCTTCACTACAGAAAAGGCAGTCTATTTATAG
- a CDS encoding iron-containing alcohol dehydrogenase → MTKSIASFSYHIPTAIEFGWGALARLPEIIQQCEGTRVLLVADPGVVAAGVAQQVINALDHAHIPNFIFSEVESDPDVSSVDKGLEKAKSEGCDVVIGVGGGSSLDIAKAIGLMLKNPGNIRDYAGVNLVKQSGAPVIAIPTTSGTGSELTIWSVLSDKAQQKKLSIGSVLNCARVALLDPQLTLTLPAAITAQTGMDALTHALESYVNKATQPISEAMSEQAMALIAKSLRTAVAQPDNTGARADMLLASTIAAMAFNNTRLGLVHAFAMPLGAQFHIPHGLVNAIMLPAVMRFNLTGNLKKYARIAEIFGEKVDVLSQREAAERSVVAIEQLKRDIGITANLSSFGVKETDLDSVVDEALLSGNVPVNPRQPTHDDMKALLRSEMKESA, encoded by the coding sequence ATGACTAAGAGTATTGCTTCTTTCAGCTACCACATCCCGACGGCGATCGAGTTCGGGTGGGGCGCATTAGCGCGCCTGCCCGAGATCATTCAACAGTGCGAGGGCACACGCGTATTGTTAGTGGCGGACCCTGGCGTTGTGGCCGCAGGCGTGGCGCAACAGGTGATTAACGCGCTAGACCATGCGCACATCCCAAATTTTATCTTCTCTGAGGTTGAAAGTGACCCAGACGTAAGCTCGGTTGACAAAGGTTTAGAGAAGGCCAAATCCGAAGGTTGCGATGTGGTTATCGGTGTTGGTGGCGGTAGCTCCTTGGATATTGCAAAAGCCATTGGCCTAATGTTGAAAAATCCGGGCAATATCCGAGATTATGCAGGAGTCAACTTAGTAAAGCAGAGTGGCGCGCCCGTAATCGCCATTCCCACGACATCCGGTACAGGTAGCGAATTGACAATATGGTCCGTGCTGTCCGACAAGGCACAGCAAAAAAAACTCAGTATCGGTAGTGTATTGAATTGTGCCCGCGTCGCTTTGCTGGATCCCCAGCTAACCTTGACATTGCCGGCAGCAATTACAGCTCAGACTGGTATGGACGCCCTTACTCACGCGCTAGAGTCTTATGTTAATAAGGCAACTCAGCCAATCTCTGAAGCTATGTCTGAGCAGGCCATGGCATTGATTGCAAAAAGCTTGCGTACTGCTGTAGCCCAACCGGATAACACGGGCGCGAGAGCGGATATGTTGCTTGCGAGCACCATCGCAGCAATGGCTTTTAACAATACGCGCCTAGGTCTGGTCCATGCGTTTGCTATGCCGCTGGGGGCACAGTTTCATATTCCCCATGGTCTGGTGAACGCCATCATGCTTCCCGCGGTGATGCGGTTTAATTTGACAGGGAATCTCAAGAAATATGCCCGGATCGCAGAGATATTTGGTGAAAAAGTGGACGTTTTGAGCCAACGGGAAGCGGCTGAACGTTCTGTTGTCGCCATTGAACAACTGAAACGTGATATTGGGATCACAGCCAATCTGTCGAGCTTTGGAGTAAAGGAAACGGATCTAGATAGTGTGGTAGATGAAGCATTGCTCTCTGGAAACGTGCCAGTGAATCCCCGGCAGCCTACCCATGACGACATGAAGGCGCTACTGCGCAGCGAAATGAAGGAGTCAGCATGA
- a CDS encoding Ldh family oxidoreductase: MGMKVSPDVLACFCKNIFSEAGAPEPVADVVAQSLVYADLRGVESHGVVRTPIYLRRVIEGMIDPHRALRIEQDSGATVLVDGGNNFGAYVGLCALDLAIERARRNGACVLGVKGSNHYGTGAFYASRAVQQGMVLIAASNASQTMPPTGGIRPFLGTNPLTVGFPTGNDKPFILDMATSLVARGKIIMAAKRGKPIPTGWAVDQAGLSTNDAVAALDGAVLPVGGAKGFGLAMAIDILSGVLTGAGYGPGVKNMYENWMEPQNVGHFFILVDVSKFMPLNTFESRVQDYISLLKQEPCNAETKEILYAGEIERRLEVKRRKDGIELPHQVATDLMAIGEQYGLELVCLSS; the protein is encoded by the coding sequence ATGGGTATGAAGGTATCGCCTGATGTTCTGGCCTGCTTTTGTAAAAATATATTCAGCGAAGCTGGTGCGCCTGAGCCGGTCGCTGATGTGGTTGCTCAAAGCCTCGTGTATGCAGATCTTCGGGGTGTTGAGTCTCACGGAGTGGTACGTACGCCCATATACTTGCGCCGTGTCATTGAGGGGATGATTGATCCTCATCGAGCTTTGCGTATTGAGCAGGATAGCGGCGCTACTGTGCTGGTCGATGGGGGAAATAATTTTGGAGCCTATGTCGGCCTTTGCGCTCTTGACCTAGCAATCGAAAGAGCCCGACGCAATGGTGCCTGCGTACTCGGTGTTAAAGGCTCAAATCACTATGGCACGGGAGCATTTTATGCGAGCAGGGCGGTCCAGCAAGGAATGGTGTTGATCGCTGCATCCAACGCGTCGCAAACCATGCCGCCTACCGGTGGTATCCGACCTTTCCTCGGTACCAATCCCCTCACCGTCGGATTCCCAACGGGAAACGATAAGCCTTTCATCCTTGATATGGCTACCAGTCTAGTAGCCAGAGGGAAGATCATAATGGCGGCTAAGCGAGGCAAACCCATCCCCACCGGGTGGGCTGTCGACCAAGCAGGGTTGTCAACTAATGATGCAGTGGCTGCACTGGATGGGGCTGTTCTGCCGGTGGGAGGAGCTAAAGGGTTTGGTCTTGCCATGGCAATCGATATTTTATCCGGTGTCCTAACAGGTGCTGGGTACGGGCCAGGCGTGAAGAATATGTATGAAAACTGGATGGAGCCACAGAATGTTGGGCATTTCTTCATTCTGGTGGATGTGTCTAAGTTTATGCCACTCAATACGTTCGAGAGCCGTGTCCAGGACTACATATCTCTACTCAAACAAGAGCCTTGCAACGCAGAAACTAAAGAAATTCTATATGCCGGTGAGATAGAGCGCCGCCTGGAAGTAAAGCGACGTAAGGACGGTATTGAGTTGCCCCATCAGGTTGCAACAGACCTGATGGCTATTGGTGAGCAATATGGGCTCGAGCTGGTTTGTTTATCTTCATAA
- a CDS encoding RraA family protein: protein MTPGFRVSNGWQRPDTPLIEVFKELPTAIISDNMHRLFAAGVSLRPIHRQGTLCGSAFTVRTRPGDNLMVHKALDLAQPGDVIVVDAGGDTTNSIIGEIMWSYAKTRGIAGFVINGAVRDVAALSQGDLPVYALGATHRGPYKDGPGEIGTSVSIEGMIIAPGDIVVGDADGVLAVPQAEALAIAKLAKAQLDRETAIFRDIAAGTLDRSWVDATLTEKGLKAWV, encoded by the coding sequence ATGACGCCAGGATTTCGAGTTTCTAATGGGTGGCAGAGGCCAGATACACCATTGATTGAAGTATTCAAGGAGCTTCCTACTGCGATCATCAGCGACAACATGCACCGCTTATTCGCCGCTGGAGTATCTCTGAGACCTATCCACCGGCAGGGCACTTTATGCGGTAGTGCATTTACTGTTCGCACTCGGCCTGGTGACAACCTAATGGTTCACAAAGCATTGGATCTAGCCCAGCCCGGAGATGTCATTGTTGTCGATGCGGGTGGCGACACGACCAACTCCATCATCGGCGAGATCATGTGGTCGTATGCCAAGACCCGGGGTATTGCTGGGTTTGTGATCAATGGGGCCGTACGAGATGTAGCCGCTTTGTCGCAAGGTGATTTACCTGTGTACGCCCTTGGCGCAACGCATCGGGGTCCTTACAAGGATGGGCCGGGCGAAATTGGCACTTCAGTATCGATTGAGGGGATGATCATTGCTCCTGGAGATATTGTAGTTGGTGACGCAGATGGCGTCCTGGCGGTCCCTCAGGCTGAAGCATTGGCGATTGCTAAATTAGCCAAGGCTCAACTCGACCGTGAAACAGCCATCTTTCGCGATATCGCAGCAGGCACGCTGGATCGTTCATGGGTGGACGCTACGTTGACGGAAAAAGGGCTTAAAGCATGGGTATGA
- a CDS encoding LysR family transcriptional regulator, which translates to MIGTKQLRYFQAVAEELHFGRAAGRLYIAQPALSRQIQQLEAEVGTKLFNRTQRHVELTPAGILLLERTNRILEEIGHAALDARRLGSGESGHLTVGFIHSSTYGLLPSIIERFRHLYPDIELDLREMSINAQIVALTQGTIDIGLLRPQLAPPEIEIQAIMDDHFLLAVPYKHALSNLTGTYLHAVNNEPMIMFAKNESPMFHARITAMCEKADITPCIVQKATQIHTIVGLVGAGMGVAIVPGIAQNLRPRNVHFLEILDKPKPVQVGLAWQKGKETPTARSFHHVTLLVLQQLNQQE; encoded by the coding sequence ATGATTGGCACGAAACAGCTTCGTTACTTCCAGGCCGTGGCGGAAGAATTGCACTTTGGTAGAGCAGCAGGCCGCCTATATATTGCTCAACCAGCCTTATCGCGCCAGATTCAGCAACTGGAAGCAGAAGTTGGCACGAAGCTCTTCAATCGCACCCAGCGCCATGTGGAACTGACGCCGGCTGGGATCCTGCTCCTAGAGCGCACCAATCGCATACTGGAAGAAATAGGACATGCTGCCCTGGATGCCAGGCGACTAGGCTCTGGCGAGTCTGGACACTTGACGGTTGGATTCATCCACTCTTCGACATATGGCCTGCTTCCTTCCATCATCGAGCGATTCCGTCACCTATATCCTGATATTGAGTTAGATCTTCGCGAGATGAGTATCAACGCACAGATTGTGGCGCTCACTCAAGGGACCATTGACATTGGCCTATTACGGCCCCAGCTTGCTCCGCCCGAAATCGAGATACAGGCGATCATGGATGACCACTTTCTACTGGCAGTTCCATATAAACACGCTCTGTCAAACCTGACTGGGACGTATCTTCACGCCGTAAATAATGAGCCCATGATTATGTTTGCCAAGAATGAGAGCCCTATGTTTCATGCACGCATTACGGCAATGTGCGAAAAAGCCGATATAACTCCCTGCATTGTCCAGAAGGCCACCCAGATTCATACAATTGTTGGACTGGTTGGAGCTGGTATGGGCGTTGCAATCGTTCCGGGTATTGCTCAGAACTTGCGCCCGCGGAATGTGCACTTTCTAGAGATCCTAGATAAACCGAAGCCGGTGCAAGTTGGGCTAGCATGGCAAAAGGGCAAGGAGACACCCACTGCTCGATCATTTCACCACGTGACGCTACTCGTACTGCAGCAGTTGAATCAGCAGGAGTAA
- a CDS encoding YncE family protein produces MNRFISSALLCIATAASMLGCSVPKQNLQATSDAGSSVQSKAEPVVSRSAIAQGVYELVYSNKQDVLFVASAGNLKDPSVPYQILVVNPSDLTIIDTIQLPLKAFSLALDDEGDRLYVGNTGDGAVTVINTQTCQIVQNIQLVGKRKGDDGREWPQYHFRQLLLDTAHHRLYMPGFDNKVSKLFVIDTQTGRIEKIVPGFGYTATGIALDAKNNRLYVSNMEGEAVVVDTDSNEVVKRFNLGVEQPLNLAYDAANHRLLAVDQGHPTMLAFQKKDMPGYESHHPGSRVVVIDLSTEKKVAELEAGGPVNLKLDPARQRLYVTNRASGEVTVFNSNDYRKLHAFSLPAHPNTLALNNKTGAMFVTVKNGENAPKGNNESVARILF; encoded by the coding sequence ATGAACCGTTTCATCTCATCCGCGCTACTGTGCATCGCAACGGCTGCAAGCATGCTTGGCTGCAGCGTACCCAAGCAGAATTTGCAGGCCACCTCAGATGCGGGCAGCTCAGTCCAAAGCAAGGCCGAACCAGTGGTAAGCCGTTCTGCGATCGCGCAGGGCGTTTACGAGCTGGTGTACAGCAACAAGCAAGATGTCTTGTTCGTGGCCTCGGCGGGCAATTTGAAAGATCCCTCGGTACCTTATCAAATCCTGGTGGTGAACCCGTCTGATCTGACCATTATTGATACCATCCAGTTGCCTCTCAAGGCATTCAGCCTGGCTCTGGACGATGAGGGCGACCGCCTGTATGTCGGAAACACGGGCGACGGCGCCGTTACCGTCATCAACACCCAAACTTGCCAGATTGTGCAAAACATACAGCTGGTAGGCAAGCGCAAAGGCGACGATGGGCGCGAGTGGCCACAATACCACTTCAGGCAGCTGCTGCTGGATACCGCGCATCACCGCCTGTACATGCCCGGGTTCGACAATAAAGTGAGCAAGCTTTTTGTCATTGATACGCAGACCGGCCGTATAGAAAAAATCGTACCTGGATTCGGATACACGGCAACCGGGATTGCCCTGGATGCCAAGAACAACCGTCTGTATGTGTCCAATATGGAGGGCGAGGCTGTCGTCGTTGATACGGATTCAAACGAGGTCGTGAAGCGCTTCAATCTGGGCGTGGAGCAGCCGCTGAACCTGGCCTACGACGCTGCAAACCATCGCCTGCTGGCTGTGGATCAAGGACATCCCACGATGCTGGCTTTCCAGAAGAAGGACATGCCGGGCTACGAGTCCCATCATCCTGGCAGCCGAGTGGTTGTGATCGACCTTTCCACCGAGAAAAAAGTGGCCGAACTCGAGGCGGGCGGGCCGGTCAATCTGAAGCTCGATCCAGCCCGTCAGCGTCTGTACGTGACCAATCGCGCCTCTGGCGAAGTCACTGTTTTCAACAGCAACGACTACCGCAAGCTTCATGCCTTCAGTCTGCCAGCGCACCCCAACACGCTGGCGCTGAACAATAAAACGGGTGCGATGTTTGTAACCGTGAAGAATGGGGAAAACGCGCCCAAGGGCAACAACGAGAGCGTGGCGCGTATTCTTTTCTAG
- a CDS encoding 3-hydroxyacyl-CoA dehydrogenase NAD-binding domain-containing protein, which yields MNNSSKKIAVVGTGVIGASWAACFLANGFDVAATDPAPGAQARLKQLVETYWPTLERMGLAEGASPARLSFHEDLGTAVEGAMLVQENGPERIDIKRETMAQISAAAAADTLIATSSSGIPVSQIQDAAQHPERVLIGHPFNPPHLIPLVEVVGGRLTSPEAIQKAMDFYLSIGKKPIHIRREVKGHVANRLQAALWREAFHLVEEGVASVSDIDTAIAHGPGLRWALLGPFLNLHLSGGAGGISHLLDHLGPPIEEWWADLGQVRLNPELNKQLIDGVDQELGTSDLGNMVAQRDDLLLALLKLKASADKLP from the coding sequence ATGAACAACTCCAGTAAAAAAATCGCTGTCGTCGGAACCGGTGTGATTGGCGCCAGTTGGGCAGCTTGCTTTCTTGCCAACGGCTTTGATGTGGCCGCCACCGATCCCGCTCCCGGCGCCCAGGCACGGCTGAAACAACTGGTTGAAACCTACTGGCCCACACTGGAACGCATGGGCCTGGCTGAAGGGGCGTCGCCAGCACGTCTTAGTTTTCACGAAGATCTGGGCACTGCTGTGGAAGGTGCAATGCTTGTACAGGAAAACGGCCCCGAACGCATCGACATCAAGCGCGAAACCATGGCGCAGATCAGTGCGGCCGCTGCGGCCGATACGCTGATAGCAACCAGCTCGTCGGGCATACCCGTGAGCCAGATTCAAGACGCCGCTCAACATCCGGAGCGCGTCTTGATTGGCCACCCGTTCAACCCGCCGCATCTGATCCCGCTGGTTGAAGTCGTGGGCGGGCGCCTGACCTCGCCCGAAGCCATCCAGAAGGCCATGGATTTTTATCTATCCATAGGCAAGAAGCCCATACATATCCGCCGTGAGGTCAAAGGACATGTCGCCAACCGCCTTCAGGCGGCATTATGGCGCGAGGCATTTCATTTGGTCGAAGAAGGGGTGGCGTCGGTCAGCGATATTGATACCGCCATCGCTCACGGGCCGGGCTTGCGCTGGGCGCTGCTGGGCCCATTTTTAAACCTGCACCTTTCGGGCGGCGCCGGTGGCATCAGCCATTTGCTGGATCATTTGGGCCCGCCCATAGAAGAGTGGTGGGCCGATCTTGGCCAGGTCAGGCTCAACCCCGAGCTGAACAAACAGCTTATAGACGGGGTTGATCAGGAGCTGGGGACATCGGATCTGGGCAACATGGTTGCCCAGCGCGATGACCTGCTTCTTGCCCTGCTCAAACTCAAGGCAAGCGCTGACAAACTGCCTTAG
- a CDS encoding ABC transporter substrate-binding protein, with product MFLKNKVAGLVAAMMLAAGSTAVLAAEKPAELNVGISTYLSGSASVFGIPGKEAADILVADLNAKGGIGGVPVKVTYIDEGGGSEKLLSEYRRLAEGGTKVMLSAISSGHCGIVAPVAEDLKILNILWDCGTQNALEEKELKYVVRTEANATTEMVAQVIYLMKMHPDFKTLAIVNQDYAWGRDSRDIFLAALKKFKPDVKVVAEMFPKFGAADFSTEISRLQALRPDVILSTSWGGDLDNFVRQASQRNLFKNSTFVLSLAESSLERLGDSLPEGVIIGARGDHYWQHPETKDDPAHKEFIKKFHDKTGAYPIYPAYHMAQALAGLKAGYEKAIAANNGEWPTIEQAAAAMHDVSFKGYGREVTINRPDGQALEAQLFGVTTSSPDHSFKVLKDMMIIPAELVTPPSGVNTFDWIEKNLTPDVLNSDKLTTF from the coding sequence ATGTTTTTAAAGAATAAAGTTGCCGGCCTTGTTGCCGCGATGATGCTTGCAGCGGGCAGCACAGCTGTGCTTGCGGCCGAAAAACCCGCCGAACTGAATGTTGGCATTTCGACTTATTTGTCGGGCTCGGCGTCTGTTTTCGGCATCCCCGGAAAAGAGGCTGCCGATATTCTGGTTGCCGACCTGAACGCCAAGGGCGGCATAGGTGGCGTACCTGTCAAAGTCACCTACATTGATGAAGGCGGCGGCAGCGAGAAACTGCTGTCCGAGTACCGCCGTCTGGCTGAAGGCGGAACCAAGGTCATGTTGTCCGCCATTTCAAGCGGTCACTGCGGCATTGTGGCGCCTGTGGCTGAAGACCTGAAGATCCTGAACATTCTTTGGGATTGCGGCACCCAAAATGCGCTGGAAGAAAAAGAGCTGAAGTATGTTGTGCGTACCGAGGCCAACGCAACCACGGAAATGGTCGCCCAGGTCATTTACCTGATGAAGATGCACCCAGACTTCAAAACCCTGGCCATCGTCAACCAGGACTACGCCTGGGGCCGCGACTCGCGCGATATCTTCCTGGCTGCCTTGAAGAAATTCAAACCAGACGTCAAGGTCGTCGCCGAGATGTTTCCCAAGTTCGGCGCAGCTGACTTCTCCACTGAAATCAGCCGTTTGCAGGCCTTGCGTCCGGATGTGATTCTTTCCACTTCCTGGGGCGGCGACCTCGACAACTTCGTGCGTCAAGCGTCACAGCGCAACCTCTTCAAGAACTCGACCTTTGTGCTGTCGCTGGCAGAGAGCTCGCTGGAGCGTTTGGGCGACTCCTTGCCTGAAGGCGTGATCATCGGTGCTCGCGGAGACCACTACTGGCAGCATCCCGAAACCAAGGATGACCCCGCTCACAAGGAATTCATCAAAAAATTCCACGACAAAACGGGGGCTTATCCCATCTATCCGGCGTACCACATGGCACAGGCGCTGGCTGGCTTGAAAGCTGGCTACGAGAAAGCCATTGCGGCTAACAACGGCGAATGGCCCACCATCGAACAGGCCGCTGCCGCCATGCATGATGTGAGCTTCAAGGGCTACGGTCGCGAAGTCACCATCAACCGTCCTGATGGCCAAGCCCTGGAAGCCCAGCTGTTCGGCGTTACCACGTCTTCGCCTGACCATTCCTTCAAGGTCTTGAAAGACATGATGATTATTCCCGCCGAATTGGTTACGCCTCCTTCAGGCGTGAACACCTTCGACTGGATCGAGAAAAACCTGACGCCTGACGTTTTGAACAGCGACAAGCTGACCACGTTCTAA